The following DNA comes from Haemorhous mexicanus isolate bHaeMex1 chromosome 19, bHaeMex1.pri, whole genome shotgun sequence.
CGAAGTTCTGGTGCCTACAGAAAGGGCTCTGAGGGCTCCCCAGCAAACCTTTCTCTATGCACTGGGATACCTGAACACATTAAATTCTTATGTAAAACGCATGTGTTTTATCCCTCTTTAAAAAAGCCAACTTTTATCAGTCTAGCAAACAAGTACTTGCTGTTGGGGGGGCAAGGGGTGTGTCTTGCATAACAGCTTCTGAATATAAAGCTagaggccagggctgggatgcagcTGGAACAGGTTTGTGCAGCTGTGTGGAAGGGCTAATGGGACTCAGAAATATACAGGGAAtaacaaagagatttttctgaaGAGGACATACAAGCTCTTCGTGACAAAGGAGGCAATAGGAAAGGGAGAGTCTCTTAGTTAtaacacagaaagaaggaaaggattAGGGTGGGCTGGAATGCAGAGCTTTCCTCTCACAGGAAATTGTGCCATTTGGggaaaatatggatttttaatcAAATAGGGTTTTTTCCTACTGGAAGAACAgttccaaatattttcaaactgctctaagaagaaaataatgctgATTAATGCCTcaacttgatttttcttttaatagtgATAACCTGCTTCCTGGGTAGGAGTTAAAGGCATGGATGTACCTACATTTGGCATAAAGTCAAGAGCACATGGTGTCCAGGCAGGGGAGAACAGGGCCAAGCAAGTGGTACCTCAGCAGGATCTCCTTGGCTTATCCTGTACTGCTGTGGTCTGATGCACCTCACACCCAAACAAACTGTAAATGAGGGCCAAGACTAATTACCCAGACAAGTCCTGGTACTCAGGCTAGCTTGTTTTACCAAGAGGGTGAATTGCTGCTCAGTTCCAACGGTGCGCTGCTAACAAACGTGGGTAAGAACCGCACAGAAGGCAGATGAGTGCCAGAGGAACTGATCCCCACATTCCCCAGGGTGTGGATCTGACACTGTGTATTAGCAGCAGAGAAAATCGAGGGCTGGTCATTAATATTAACATAGAtactttcttctgtttttcctggtATCAAGAACAAAAGCAGGATTAGGCTGTATTTTGTTTAATGAGGTGCATGTTGATTTAGGCCTCTGCTGTGTCAGTTCACATTTCCCTCAGCAGGGAAgactgcagcaggagccagtgAGGTGCAAAATCTCTCTGGAACGCAATGGGGCAGCAGGACCATTGCACTCCCCCCTTGTCCCTGACCTTCCCACAcgggcagggagagcctggtGGCTCAGACGAGGTGCTGCAGATATGACAGGTCactgagctcctggagcacctggaCTAGGAAGCCTAAAAACTGTGGAGTCTTTGTACTGGTCTTTGACACAGGAGTGAGGACCTTGGAGCAGAATACAAATCTAGCCAGTAAGATGTCAACAAATGAAAGCCTTGGATATCAAAAACATGCACTTATTTTCACTGCAGTTTGGGTACATAGGTGCCTTCctggattttcaaaattttattaatatggcaaagaaaataacattcttttttttttctaacagtaTCTAGCAATACAGATCTCTCCTGATCAGGTGATGTCCTTTGGTGGCTCCACAGACCCTTGTGCCATGTGCTTTCTGTACAGCATTGGAAAGATGGGGGAGAAGGAGAACAAGGTCTACTCCAAATTGCTTTGTGACCTCATGagcaaacagctgaaaataccATCCGACAGGTGAACTCATACAGCAACTTGTCTGACATGACTTTCCACAGATTGTTAAAACTATTCATCCCAGGCTGGTCCTTTGGTGTTCTCTATTAATGTGCTGATTGAAGACATCAAATGCCAGGTCAACTGGGCAACTCCCcagctaaaaagaaaagagcCATTGCAGGAGCTGCAATGCTGATGCCCAGAAGCTTCAGAATTCCTTGGTTAAAATGATGTAGGCGCTGTATGTACCCACAGATATCACCCAGTACAGACACAAGAACTTGATCACTAGGAACTCCAGAATGCAAGTAGAAGGGGCATTAaaaggggcaggaggaagggagtGTAAGGCCTGGGAAGGATTAAGCCCCAGGGGAGATCTGCAGCCTGACCAGCCTGCAGcactctgctctcagctggtaACAGGGCCTGTCTTCCCTTCCAGAATCTACATCAGCTTCTTTGACATCAGTCCTGGCAATGTGGGCTGGGATAACATCACCTTTGCTTGAGGTGCCCTGGGGTGATCACAGCTTATTCCTGAACCCTCACCATGGTTGAGAACTGCAGTTCCAGTCACCTTCTGGCATCTGCCAGATGCAAAAGGCACTGACTGGTAACTTAGTTGCTGCTACCCACTGCTGTTTATCTTGCCTGCTGCTTCaataaaaatgcagcagaaaccTTGTGTCTGAGACCTTCTTGCTACGCTGGGAAGACCTGTAGTTGAGATGGAGGGTGCCTTCTCAAAATACTCTCAAGagaagcttttctttcaaaaaaaggTTTAGTCATATATGAAGATGAACACTTCTTTTGCCTTTGCCCTGTCCTCAAGAGCCAAATTTCAAGAAGAGATAAATATATCTTGACCTGGTTTCAAGATACATTTAAGTTAATAGATGCGCAAATGTTGCACATGGACCTCCCTTCAAAAGGAGCAAAGACATGATTACCTCTTATTTAAAAGGGATGGATTGCAGTCCAGGTCCTCTTTAGGCCTAACACTACAGGGCTATCTAGCTGAGTAACAGAAAAAATTGTGCTGGGAGTCTTCCAGgcctcagcacaggcagagggagTGAGTGGAAAAAACCACTGTTCACTGCTGTGCCCTCCCCTTTTCATCCACTGAACAATTTGTAGTGACAGCAAAGATTAGAGCACAGCTCAGAAagaggcagaggcacagcaagcCACAGTAATTCCTAGGGACTGAAGTAGTGAATTAATTATGAAAGGAAGATTTGCatacaaatatttattatttaagcCCTTGGTTAGATAAGATCATTTGCTtccaaagtaaaataaaagattGAGTAGAGAGGTTCCCTTAAATTCTATAGTTAAGTGTATTGTGAGTTTTTTCTGGAAGAGCAAACCTTATCACACCCCCGTTCTGAACTCTGTTGTGAACATCCCATTGTGTCCCTACCACAGCTTTGCTTCGCAGCCATGGACTTTAAATACAGACCTGCACCTCAAACAACAAAAATGCTTTGTTGGGATAACAAATGGCAGCTGCTTTGGTGAAAGCTTCTTTCTTAGTCAGGGAGGCGAAAGAGAATGAAATTGCAGATGTCTTTCCTTtgagcagctgcacagccaggggctgccacTCTGGGCCTGGCAGGCCACAGGTGTGCCAGCGGTGACATTGCTCTCAAGCTTTTCTCCCTGCACAGGTAGAATCCCCACCCCACCTCCATGCAACAAACCTAGGAGACAGGAAGGTGAGAGGAATAAGTGGGACTATGCAatggcagggagctgaggatATCAAAGGGAGGAAACTTAATCAGCTCTTAGTGGCTGTTCTTAAGCACTGTTAATCGCTAGGAAAGGAAGTGCTGCAGTTCTCAGCATTATAACCTGTGTCACTCCAGTGCATTCCCATCCAACGTATGACACCATCCCTTACTCCTCATTCAGGGCTACGAGCGCTCACATCCGTACGTGGGGGCAAACTTTGTAGCAGCAGCAACGCACGATTGCTGTGTGTGCAATGTCTGGGCAGAGAGGGCTCCGGGCCTGATCCTCTTGAGCCTTCCTGTGAGTCATGTCGTGAGCAGAGCAGCGCTGCCGCCGTCGGGGCAGGCAAGAGCCAGGGTGGGGAGCCGTGCCCTGGCAGCCTACGTGCATCGCATCACACAGCGCAGCATACGGCTCGGCTCTGCCGCCTCTCACCTCCAACAGACACGCACCAGCTCATTcctaagcaaaacaaaactcacTTCTGCCTCTTTCCAGTATAAAAGTATGATGTGAAAATGGGGAGGCTGAGGAGCAATaggtaatttttaatttgactgaaatacattagaaaataatttatatggCAGCAAGGCAGACGTTTCTGCTTACACCGAGCAAAAGTTGTAGACACcgttattttattttgcaaaagaaaaaacttttcGGAGTCAGGGCAAGTACTCCTTTTTGCAACAGCCAAGCTGGGGCCTATACCCCTCTCTGGCCGCGATCCCGCAGAAACCAGCGGCCGTGCCACAGCGGTACCATCACGTGCGCTGACACCAGGTTATGTATGAGCTGCCCAGAACGCCCGAACCCCGTTCCAGAAAGGAGCCTGCAACAAACCCTCAAAAAATGTTCAGTGGGGGAGACCTCCAGTCGGGACCCGGCCGCGGGAGGGGTCAGCACGCCGCAGCGGGTGCCGCGGGCCGCGGAGCCGGTGTGAGCGTGTGTCCCCGccccgctccctcccctccctgccggGCGGGGCCGCTTCACGTCCGGGGCGGCCCCGCGCACTAAAAGCGCCGCTGACGCCTCCTCGCTCCACTGTGCTGGTCTCGCCTCTCGATTAGGTTCCTGtcgccggccccgccgcccccacCGCCGCCACCATGCCCATGTTCGCCATCTACACCAATGTCTGCAAGGACGCCGTGCCCGACAGCCTGTTGGGCGACCTCACCCAGCAGCTGGCCAAGGCCACTGGCAAGCCCGCGCAGGTGAgggcggccggcggggccggccggcGCGGGGAGCGGGGCGAGCACGTGCGCGGCGGGCCCGGCgggaggggcggcggcggcggagcagCCCGGGGGCACCTCCGCTCCCTCGGGGCCTGGGGCGGGCGGGCCGCGGCCGccgaggagcagctgctgcacagcgcggcggcggccccgctgccccggAGGAAGGAGCTGGTGCCCATTCCGCCCCGCGGCGCTAAGTCTCCCGATGGCCGGCCcgtggctggagcagcagccggGCCTGCAGGAGCGCCGTGCTCACGTAGCCGGGGATGTGCTGCGCCTGTGCTGGCGGTCGCGATTCGAGCGGCGGAGCTGCGCAGTGGCGCGGACGCAGCCGGCCAGAGGCTCGGATAGACCGAGCGCTGCGGACAGCTCCCGCCGGCTCAGCCATCCGACACGGCCCCTCCTGGGCCAGAccgcagcagccccaggagcccgATAAGACCGAATCGGTGCCGGTCTGTGATTTGGGGATGTGAGCCCTGGCACGCAGGCACAGGTTTTGGGCCTTTATCTCGCTCCGCCCCGCATGGTGGCGCGACTGTGGCGGGCAGGAGTGCCCGCCTCGCCGGCGGCTTTGTGCACACATAACGGCGTTCCTAAAGCTGAGAGCCGGGCCGAGGGTCCCCGCAGCCCCCAGGGCCGTGCCCCGGTGGGGGCTGCTGGGCCTGAGACTCCCCTGGGCCTGGGAGGTGCGCAGGGGGCAGCACTGAAGAGCTGCCTGACCTCGGTACAACTGCTCTGTTTAGAGTTGGTACCTAAAGCAGATTTTCGTCGGCAGAGGGCAGTTCAGACAGCCTGTAACGGAGcgttttcctccctccctccctcccgcagTACATAGCTGTGCACATCATACCTGACCAGATGATGTCTTTCGGGGGCTCCACTGATCCCTGCGCGCTCTGCAGCCTCTACAGCATCGGCAAAATAGGAGGGCAGCAGAACAAGACTTACACCAAGATGCTCTGTGATCTGATCTCAAAGCACTTGCACGTATCTGCAGACAGGTAAGGCTGGGACAAGGCTTAACCATATTACCTGGCTTTCTGAAAGTGCTTTGAAAAGTctgtttaaaaatttaaagtGTCAGGAATAAGTCCATGTGTTTTGGAAAATACCAAGTGATTGCTTGCAGCACTTTTATGTCCATGTAAGAATTCGGTGCCTGCCTCTTTCCCTGGAGAGTCCTCTATTCAATGGCTTTCTGCTCTGAGAGTAGGGATAAACACTAGAGCACTGACAAGTTGCCCAGTGTGTTTTCTGCCTCTGAGGTGTGATGTCCTCTGGGGAAGCAAGGCTGAAAGCACGAGCAAGGAGTAGTAGCAGCCCGGAGCTGAGAGACAGGAGTAGAAGGCAGcaggctgtgagcagctcccctgcaggctgcagagtTCAGCAGTGTCGGTGTGAAGCTGTGAAGGATGGGAAGAACCCGGTGCCATCAGGGTTGAAGGgagacacacagagccaggcctgaggGCTTGCTTAACTCCCCGAGGCTGCCAGTCTGTGTGACACTGTGAGGGACTGCTgcctcagaaacaaaaagggGCTGATCTCCAGAAATTCTTGACAGGCTGCTGAA
Coding sequences within:
- the LOC132336345 gene encoding macrophage migration inhibitory factor-like, encoding MPKFIVNTNISKAKVPESFARELTQHLSKALGKPAQYLAIQISPDQVMSFGGSTDPCAMCFLYSIGKMGEKENKVYSKLLCDLMSKQLKIPSDRIYISFFDISPGNVGWDNITFA
- the LOC132336264 gene encoding macrophage migration inhibitory factor codes for the protein MPMFAIYTNVCKDAVPDSLLGDLTQQLAKATGKPAQYIAVHIIPDQMMSFGGSTDPCALCSLYSIGKIGGQQNKTYTKMLCDLISKHLHVSADRVYINYFDMNAANVGWNGSTFA